A genomic window from Malassezia vespertilionis chromosome 6, complete sequence includes:
- the VPS13 gene encoding Vacuolar protein sorting-associated protein 13 (BUSCO:EOG09260075; COG:U; antiSMASH:Cluster_1; EggNog:ENOG503NVAS) gives MLLGAARGMRIPAHGVRALSTSAARAQAPRPPRMVPVSHVRAGTQTPKDPLDVARRFPDHPLMRFFQRVPVEIAREGTQGKHADERKTIMLPAAVTENDLSHEYSSRSWLASELRRKSSAELHTLWYILIVERNKLATSWEELKRNNAENAARMLGESLSHRHHRVRKSMARIKFVLNERRMALVEAQHNARSGPDTAAYDDEDLFESEALYHPLQSMLPQITFVANACPDTRPTMLEGVLASVLNRFLAAYVDGLNTSQLNVGIWSGDVTLKNLKLKRTALEKVNLPIDVREGYLGQLTLSIPWSNLKGKPVRVLVKNVSLLASPRDASGVVDPEAEEARAQELKQERLAQDEMLSSGMPVKNDSDLEKAESFISSLVTKIVDNVQVTVQNIHIRYEDDTANPGSPFAVGVTLAELSAVSTDEHWVPAFVHNSAYGIHKLAKLDSLSVYWDTDTQFLETSNAEELQLKLNEMIPTKDTQPPHQYVLEPVSGAGKLVIRNHATKDVPAMDAQLSFEQIGFTLDDAQYCDMLYLGDLFHFYSRRARYLSMHPADADLDANKPRALFKFAIRAVLTEVHERHRIWTWDFFKKRRDERKNYIKAFIASQKHALPVGAHASPLASTELEHLERGLDYRDIRRYRSLARRQLREQAPPAPDPAEEKGAPAPSQPSGGWFGWLWGAPDQSKGEEHPTLNTEQRKELYDAIEWDEDTGTSRFSKLDNLPKEAVKAHVTARLDRGFFNIKDHARESKIISLAFDTLQGEMSQRPDNLDVSCSLGALRVLDGTSHDTKFPQIVHVKGDDDDGRTDATEMEKISDPENPLLYILFEHNPLDGRADNALTLTMRSLEVVYHRSYVESIIRFFSPPEREMELLGALIDAASETLEGIRKETRIGLENVLETHKTIDVSLDVKAPIIVIPEDVTSRDSLMLVLDAGHIAMRSLLADPETMDAIRAKHNRPYSEQDYRQLEDMMYDRYFIKLEAAQLVLGRGYEANMKSIQQDTPRMDRHLLERINLSFTLQISIVPSAPTLTKCKLSGNLPSLNVHFSDAKYRTLMRIIDASIPRLDKAVQRTPTDMLLAQPRRVHEEDDDDVLDDESDTSTHSSDNEQYATSVSDVRRALQKTFEFELVVGCVQGTVSKSGAPAQSDTLLVQAVFRNFRLGVHVYPSELQVSVNLGSLDLVDKIVDQAPQFCHMITSRPFASLDKTSDAETDADDHDLVTVQYTNVSPDSPNFMDKYDGVDSCVLVDLHTISLMLTRKTVLTVYDWIMMTFVSGDAEHDKAPEPAAPALEAPAAPTQVKFRVKVKLDSVQLRLNDDGVLLSTLTLSTADIAVLMRESGTRVAMRLGSLSLRDEIQRQRADPDFANLVSIDGGELADFALETFTKSDPHYPGYDTSFWLRCGAVKAVFASDAISDLLAYFAKFAKMKAVYDAATTAASAQASQFQASQGRTRYDLLVKSPILLVPLDVAKLDMITAHLGELYLYNQFTKVKLGYQTTLDAGLGQIQLVSRIVTDGNAHELHMLEDVHLGLHLEENEDVGENGDARKGETVASNVELDVDVEKTKALVASRAEPTAASSTDAKVDATADAQPDSKVDAQPDAKADAQLDAHADSQPDAHAADAADSHSSTPTSPSSPPQQHFSATLSDVNVKLTHGQYTMLLALATSISRAFANQDAFSAEEMLPPQTEPPKPSAPRACIVGGQFSVDNVDVNLYDTNATDEASLASCHLFRFSLHDILLKMHQHPQQGTEAEFTLSTFSVVDTRPSRETHFRELIPAISHDGKQLMLNYTVSLDNQALAVITLDSPKFIFSVDPLFALLRFFAAPSEELREHAPAPTATTRARTVPAPPSPTPQASDLPEQRTLFFRINVVEPRILLLSAPERADSEAIVLTVRQLLLSRQTVMALSVTEFGIFVWRMNAPKDKQRLLNNTDLSLSVDSRTTPAGPVMSIDLDVDALLVRVTRSDVQLITSVINTAIAMSVQEKDTLPGSDNVIPQQTLSGTISDTDTPATTHKTSQHDSHGKLFVTREELAVSAGGIQIMVISEAHMLPLIDARVQPFRVSIADWSADLRVYTTLQMYINNYNFASSYWEPLLEPWEMELRYERFLSPSSISFVVSSAKRMEVNVSATFLETMNNMVQLLDKDRRLRDDMRHMAPFRIRNVTGYRLSVWAEPGSQGGAALRNAQHIDNGTEIPWAFGDWKSLRENPTEASSNKLAVHLDEMPWERLRHLQVDREGEFVLALRPKLERVSHRLLCEIRLENNVKIITFRSTFSLVNRCLIPIQVGILDDHGSVKDTLLHVPPGEDSSLPILEAYYSKIRIRPAPGLGYAWSSEAVGWQELMYASTHKLVCAADDTNEAPFLFQGFAVRDVKSASMRSYPRVVLSLRAPVEIENLLPHDVQYRLFDKNLNHNWSSFLRLGGLSPVHVVQLDHLLLLSIDVDDTPFSPSEFAVIASDNPDDFQVEHVLPLVDKANNKLELRLHYYTYPDSGGAFKVQIYAPYIFLNQSQMPVLVRERLWASHTSLVAGQATERDEDALAACKPLLLSRFQERKSRFLVRAGDSAWSKPLSFDVIGSEVEVSIQSTNADREAHLGLDVGEGLGHFKLSKVVKLTPRYMIHNLLPESIRLCEVGGGDYVTIEAYKLLPLHWLHVNSTKHAMVAYARKASPWTAPFSIDNIGTVFLRAARPDAAQHLIQVEAQMAGAAIFVKIKPCDGPWPFVLRNETNFTIHFAQTAALGESTRGRRAIENEQGAHAELKRYELKPRSKMKYAWDYPADSDKFIRLEIHGRERVVNILEIGSLLPFRFPVEGKSNAVVSLDVRADGESQTLVISNYSESASRFKIASSTTRSELRDPRDTGFEAVDVDTRILASYKIMLQGVGVSIISAKVSEIAYLTFEGLELVYSESEVTTAVNVICKWIQIDNQMYESIFPVVLYPTVIPKDGKELDVHPALEASIIRLRDETHGVLHIKYASVLLQEMTAEMDENFLFAVYNFYRASSATMKQALPPTMYIEYADRLCEPDDALARTDEAYIEILHLQPIALNLSFVSTNRVDVDDTESSRTLFLFIFNALIMTLGNVNDAPIRLNALVIENVRMSMTVLQQRVAYHYGQEFLFQIHRVLGSADFLGNPVGLFNNVSSGVADIFYEPYYGLVMHGNRELGFGIARGASNFVKKTVFGVTDSVSKLTGSISKGLTAVTMDPEYQNRWRMSHFRNKPRHALYGIASGTNSLFTSVASGIEGLALRPLEGAEDGGTAGFLQGIGRGLVGAVTKPAAGFFDMASSITEGMRNTMLVFDQHDIHRIRLPRFIPGDKIVRLYSPREALGQMWLRQLDQSRLAHDHYVAHVDIPGPHGGSTVMISEHRVLFIRTTKLKVLWEVLWPDLSTISLEPNGISLVLRGGVMGPFLPIAEASTRVWLFKQISGVVQQYNAAHV, from the exons ATGCTTCTgggtgctgcgcgtggTATGCGCATTCCAGCAcacggcgtgcgtgccTTGAGCACGagtgcagcacgcgcacaggcgccaAGGCCGCCAAGGATGGTACCTGTGTcgcatgtgcgcgcagGAACGCAGACGCCAAAGGATCCACTCgacgttgcgcgccgcttccctGACCACCCCTTGATGCGatttttccagcgcgtccCGGTGgaaattgcgcgcgagggGACACAAGGCAAGCATGCGGATGAGCGCAAGACGATCATGCTCCCTGCTGCTGTCACTGAGAATGATCTCTCGCACGAATactcgtcgcgctcatgGCTCGCGTCGGagttgcgccgcaaaagcaGTGCCGAACTGCATACGCTATGGTATATCCTTATAGTAGAGCGCAACAAGCTCGCAACGAGCTGGGAAGAACTGAAGCGCAATAATGCAGAgaacgccgcgcgcatgctcggtgAGAGTCTGTCACACCGCCACCACcgcgtgcgcaagtcgATGGCGCGCATCAAGTTTGTGCTGAATGAGCGCCGCATGGCACTggtcgaggcgcagcacaatGCCCGCTCGGGGCCCGACACTGCGGCGTATGACGACGAAGATTTGTTCGAGTCAGAG GCGCTATACCATCCCCTCCAGAGTATGCTGCCACAGAT TACCTTTGTGGCCAACGCGTGTCCGGACACGAGGCCTACGATGTTGGAGGGTGTTTTAGCATCCGTGCTAAACCGTTTCTTGGCGGCCTATGTTGACGGCCTCAATACGAGCCAACTCAATGTCGGGATCTGGAGTGGCGACGTGACGCTGAAAAACCTGAAACTGAAGCGTACCGCCCTGGAAAAGGTGAATTTGCCGATTGACGTGCGCGAAGGGTATTTGGGCCAACTCACACTTTCAATCCCATGGTCGAACCTTAAAGGCAAGCCGGTGCGCGTGCTAGTTAAGAACGTCTCGCTCCTTGCCAGTCCCCGCGATGCCAGTGGCGTGGTCGATCCGGAAGCagaggaagcgcgcgcgcaggaaCTCAAGCAAGAGCGGCTTGCCCAGGACGAGATGCTTAGCAGCGGTATGCCCGTCAAGAACGATTCGGACCTGGAAAAAGCCGAATCATTCATCAGCTCCCTAGTGACCAAGATTGTGGACAATGTGCAGGTCACGGTACAAAATATTCATATCCGGTACGAAGACGATACTGCGAATCCCGGTTCTCCATTTGCCGTGGGCGTcacgctcgccgagctcagTGCAGTTTCCACCGACGAGCACTGGGTGCCTGCGTTTGTGCACAACAGCGCGTACGGTATCCACAAACTCGCTAAACTCGACTCGCTTTCCGTCTACTGGGACACAGACACCCAGTTCCTGGAGACTAGCAACGCAGAAGAGCTCCAGCTTAAGCTGAACGAGATGATCCCAACCAAAGACACGCAGCCGCCGCACCAGTACGTCTTGGAACCCGTCAGTGGTGCTGGGAAATTGGTGATCCGCAACCACGCGACCAAAGACGTGCCGGCGATGGATGCACAGCTGTCTTTCGAGCAGATTGGATTTACcctggacgatgcgcagtACTGTGACATGCTCTACCTCGGCGACCTCTTCCACTTTTAcagccgccgcgctcgctACCTCAGCATGCATcctgccgacgccgaccTTGATGCAAACAAACCACGCGCCTTGTTCAAGTTTGCCATCCGCGCGGTGCTTACCGAAGTGCACGAGCGCCACCGTATCTGGACGTGGGACTTTTTcaagaagcggcgcgacgagcgcaaaaACTATATCAAGGCATTTATCGCGTCGCAGAAACACGCCTTGCCCGTCGGCGCCCATGCATCGCCCCTGGCATCCACAGAGCTGGAGCACTTGGAGCGTGGGCTGGACTATAGAGATATCCGCCGGTACCGCTCCCTCGCACGccgccagctgcgcgagcaggcgccgcctgcgcccgACCCGGCCGaggaaaaaggcgcgcctgcgccgtcCCAGCCCTCGGGCGGGTGGTTTGGCTGGCTCTGGGGCGCCCCGGACCAGAGCAAAGGCGAGGAGCACCCCACACTCAAcaccgagcagcgcaaagagctgTACGACGCGATCGAATGGGACGAGGACACTGGCACTTCTCGTTTTTCCAAGCTGGACAACCTGCCAAAAGAAGCAGTAAAGGCCCATGTCACTGCACGACTCGACCGCGGCTTTTTCAACATCAAGGaccatgcgcgcgagagcaAGATTATTTCGCTCGCCTTTGACACGCTTCAGGGCGAGATGAGCCAGCGCCCTGATAATCTCGACGTATCGTGCTccctcggcgcgctgcgcgtcttggACGGCACTTCTCACGACACCAAATTTCCCCAGATTGTGCATGTCAAaggcgacgacgatgacGGGCGTACGGACGCAACCGAGATGGAAAAGATTAGCGACCCAGAAAACCCCCTCTTGTACATCCTTTTTGAACACAACCCGCTGGATGGGCGTGCAGACAATGCGCTGACCTTGACGATGCGTTCGCTCGAAGTGGTGTACCATCGCAGCTACGTTGAGTCCATCATCCGTTTCTTTTCTCCCCCGGAACGCGAGATGGAGTTGCTCGGGGCGTTGATCGATGCTGCGAGCGAGACTTTGGAAGGCATCCGAAAAGAGACGAGGATAGGCCTTGAAAACGTCCTTGAGACGCACAAGACGATCGATGTCTCGCTCGACGTCAAGGCCCCCATCATTGTGATACCCGAAGACGTCACGTCGCGCGATAGTCTAATGCTCGTCCTCGACGCCGGGCACATTGCCATGCGCTCGCTCCTTGCCGATCCCGAGACCATGGACGCCATCCGTGCGAAACACAACCGGCCGTACTCGGAACAAGACTACCGGCAGCTGGAAGACATGATGTACGATCGGTACTTTATCAAGCTCGAAGCGGCTCAGCTCGTGCTTGGGCGTGGCTACGAGGCAAACATGAAGAGCATCCAGCAGGACACGCCGCGGATGGACAGGCACCTCTTGGAGCGCATCAACCTCTCCTTTACCCTGCAAATTTCCATTGTacccagcgcgccgacacTCACAAAGTGCAAGCTCAGCGGCAACTTGCCGAGCCTCAACGTGCACTTTTCCGACGCCAAGTACAGGACGCTGATGCGCATCATCGACGCTTCCATTCCCCGCCTGGACAaagcggtgcagcgcacgcccacAGACATGCTTCTCGCCcagccgcggcgtgtgcacgaagaagacgacgacgatgtgctCGACGACGAGAGCGATACCAGCACGCACAGCTCCGACAACGAGCAGTACGCCACCAGCGTATCGgatgtgcgccgcgccttgcagAAGACGTTTGAGTTCGAGCTTGTGGTAGGATGCGTCCAAGGCACGGTCAGCAAGTctggcgcgcctgcgcagtCTGACACGCTGCTAGTACAAGCCGTGTTCCGCAACTTTAGGCTGGGTGTGCATGTGTATCCTTCTGAGCTGCAAGTCAGCGTCAACCTCGGCTCGCTTGATCTGGTAGACAAAATCGTCgaccaagcgccgcagttTTGCCACATGATCACCTCGCGTCCATTCGCCTCGCTGGACAAGACGAGCGATGCGGAGACGGATGCGGATGACCACGACCTTGTCACGGTCCAGTACACAAACGTATCGCCAGACTCGCCCAATTTTATGGATAAGTACGACGGGGTGGACAGCTGCGTACTCGTCGATCTGCACACGATCAGCCTCATGCTGACGCGCAAAACGGTCTTGACGGTGTACGACTGGATCATGATGACGTTTGTGAGTGgcgacgccgagcacgacaAGGCGCCCGAGCCTGCTGCGCCCGCATTGGAAGcgcccgcggcgccgacgcagGTAAAGTTCCGAGTGAAGGTGAAACTGGACTCTGTGCAGCTCCGCTTAAACGACGACGGTGTGCTGCTTAGCACGCTCACGCTCTCCACCGCTGACATTGCGGTGCTCATGCGCGAGAGCGGAACGCGCGTTGCGATGCGCCTAGGCTCGCTCTCGCTTCGCGACGAGATCCAACGCCAGCGTGCGGATCCCGACTTTGCCAACTTGGTATCGATTgacggcggcgagcttgccgacTTTGCCTTGGAGACCTTTACCAAATCCGATCCGCATTATCCGGGGTACGATACTTCGTTCTGGCTGCGGTGCGGTGCAGTGAAGGCTGTGTttgcgagcgatgcaatcAGCGACTTGCTGGCCTACTTTGCCAAGTTTGCCAAGATGAAGGCTGTGTACGATGCAGCGACTACTGCAGCTTCTGCACAAGCGTCGCAGTTCCAAGCGAGTCAAGGACGGACGCGCTACGATCTGCTTGTCAAGAGTCCCATTCTGCTGGTGCCTTTGGACGTCGCGAAGCTCGATATGATTACGGCGCATTTGGGCGAGTTGTACTTGTATAACCAGTTTACCAAGGTGAAGTTGGGGTACCAGACGACGCTTGATGCGGGCCTTGGGCAGATCCAGCTGGTATCGCGCATCGTTACCGATGGGAATGCTCACGAGTTGCATATGCTGGAGGATGTACACCTCGGACTGCATCTGGAAGAGAATGAGGATGTAGGGGAGAATGGGGATGCTCGAAAGGGGGAGACAGTCGCGTCGAATGTGGAGTTGGACGTGGATGTCGAGAAGACAAAGGCATTGGTGGCGTCCAGGGCAGAGCCAACGGCAGCGTCAAGTACAGATGCCAAGGTGGATGCCACGGCGGATGCTCAGCCGGATTCCAAGGTGGATGCTCAGCCGGATGCCAAGGCGGATGCCCAGCTCGATGCTCACGCAGACTCCCAACCAGACGCCCacgctgccgacgctgccgacTCTCATTCAAGCACTCCTACCTCTCCCTCTTCACCACCCCAGCAGCATTTCAGTGCAACACTCTCCGATGTCAACGTAAAGCTCACGCACGGGCAATATACCATGCTCCTCGCTCTTGCTACCTCCATTTCCCGTGCATTCGCAAACCAAGACGCATTCTCTGCCGAAGAAATGCTCCCACCCCAAACCGAGCCACCcaagccaagcgcgccgcgcgcctgcattgTTGGCGGCCAATTCAGTGTCGACAACGTTGACGTGAACCTGTACGACACCAACGCAACAGACGAGGCGTCGCTAGCGTCGTGCCACCTATTCCGTTTCTCGCTACACGATATCTTGCTCAAGATGCACCAGCATCCCCAGCAAGGCACCGAGGCCGAGTTTACTCTCTCGACCTTCTCCGTTGTCGACACACGCCCCAGCCGCGAGACGCATTTCCGCGAGCTCATTCCCGCGATCTCGCACGATGGCAAGCAGCTCATGCTCAACTATACTGTATCGCTTGACAACCAAGCACTTGCGGTAATCACCCTCGACAGCCCCAAGTTCATCTTTTCTGTCGACCCcctctttgcgctcctccgcttttttgccgcgccgagcgaggAGTTGCGcgagcatgcgcctgcaccgacGGCCACCACGCGAGCGCGCACcgttcctgcgccgccttcgCCCACGCCGCAGGCGTCCGATCTTCCCGAGCAACGCACGCTCTTTTTCCGGATCAATGTTGTGGAGCCGCGCATCCTTCTTCTCTCTGCGcccgagcgcgccgactCGGAGGCGATTGTGCTGACCGTGCGCCAGCTTTTGCTCTCGCGCCAGACGGTGATGGCCCTCTCTGTGACCGAATTTGGTATTTTTGTGTGGCGGATGAATGCGCCCAAAGACAAGCAACGCCTGCTTAACAATACGGATTTGTCGCTTTCCGTGGattcgcgcacgacgcctGCAGGCCCTGTAATGAGCATCGATTTGGACGtggatgcactgctcgtCCGTGTCACACGTTCGGATGTCCAGCTCATCACCTCGGTGATCAACACGGCGATTGCCATGTCTGTGCAGGAAAAAGACACGTTGCCCGGGAGCGACAACGTGATTCCCCAGCAGACTCTCTCTGGCACCATCAGCGACACGGACACGCCCGCCACTACGCACAAGACGTCGCAGCACGATTCCCATGGCAAGCTGTTTGTCACGCGTGAAGAGCTGGCCGTGAGCGCAGGCGGCATCCAAATTATGGTCATCAGCGAAGCGCACATGCTGCCGCTTATCGatgcgcgtgtgcagccGTTCCGGGTGTCGATAGCGGACTGGTCTGCCGACCTGCGCGTCTACACGACGCTTCAAATGTACATCAACAACTACAACTTTGCGTCCAGCTACTGGGAGCCTCTGCTCGAGCCATGGGAAATGGAGCTGCGCTACGAGCGCTTCCTCTCTCCCTCCAGCATCTCGTTCGTCGTCTCCTCCGCGAAGCGCATGGAGGTGAATGTGAGTGCCACGTTTTTGGAGACGATGAACAACATGGTCCAGCTTCTCGACAAGGACCGCCGGCTGCGCGACGATATGCGGCACATGGCTCCTTTTCGGATCCGCAACGTGACGGGGTACAGACTCAGCGTGTGGGCCGAGCCAGGCAGCCAAggaggcgcggcgctgcgcaatgcgcagcacattgaCAACGGCACGGAAATTCCGTGGGCGTTTGGCGACTGGAAATCGCTCCGTGAGAACCCCACCGAGGCGTCCTCGAACAAGCTCGCGGTGCATCTCGACGAGATGCCTTGggagcgcctgcgccactTGCAAGTCGATCGCGAAGGCGAATTTGTTCTGGCCTTGCGCCCaaagctcgagcgcgtgaGCCACCGGCTCTTGTGCGAAATCCGTTTGGAGAACAATGTGAAGATCATCACCTTCCGCTCGACATTCTCCCTGGTGAACCGGTGCCTGATTCCCATCCAGGTGGGCATCCTCGACGACCACGGCAGCGTCAAAGACACGCTTCTCCACGTGCCGCCGGGCGAGGATTCGTCGCTGCCGATCCTCGAGGCGTACTATTCCAAGATCCGTATCCGCCCAGCGCCCGGATTAGGATATGCGTGGTCGAGCGAGGCGGTCGGATGGCAGGAGCTCATGTATGCCTCGACGCACAAACTTGTCTGTGCTGCCGACGACACCAACGAAGCGCCTTTCCTCTTCCAGGGCTttgcggtgcgcgatgTCAAAAGCGCCTCGATGCGCAGCTATCCCCGCGTGGTGCtttcgctgcgcgcgcctgtCGAGATCGAAAATCTGCTCCCGCACGACGTGCAGTACCGCCTCTTTGACAAGAACTTGAACCACAACTGGTCGAGTttcctgcgcctcggcggccTTTCTCCGGTGCATGTCGTCCAGCTGGACCACCTCCTGCTCCTCAGCATCGACGTGGACGACACGCCCTTTTCCCCGAGCGAGTTCGCTGTGATTGCGTCGGACAACCCCGACGATTTCCAAGTCGAGCACGTTTTGCCGCTGGTCGACAAGGCGAACAACAAGCTCGAGCTCCGCCTGCACTACTACACCTACCCCGACTCGGGCGGCGCGTTCAAGGTCCAGATCTACGCGCCGTACATCTTTCTGAACCAGAGCCAGATGCCcgtgctcgtgcgcgagcgcctgTGGGCGTCGCACACCTCGCTCGTCGCGGGCCAAGCCAcagagcgcgacgaggatgcgctggcggcgtgcaagcCGCTGCTCCTGTCGCGCTtccaggagcgcaagagcCGTTTCTTGGTGCGTGCGGGCGACTCGGCGTGGTCCAAGCCGCTCTCTTTCGACGTGATTGGCTCCGAAGTCGAGGTGAGCATCCAGTCGACCAACGCCGACCGCGAGGCGCATTTGGGCCTCGATGTCGGCGAGGGATTGGGCCACTTTAAGCTCTCCAAAGTCGTCAAGCTCACGCCGCGGTACATGATCCACAACCTCTTGCCCGAGAGCATCCGCCTGTGCGAggtgggcggcggcgactACGTGACCATCGAGGCGTACAAGCTCCTTCCCCTCCACTGGCTCCACGTGAACTCGACCAAGCACGCGATGGTGGCatacgcgcgcaaagcgaGCCCGTGGACCGCGCCGTTTAGCATCGACAATATCGGCACCGTTttcctgcgcgccgcgcgccccgacgcggcgcagcacctGATCCAGGTCGAGGCCCAGATGGCCGGTGCGGCCATCTTTGTGAAGATCAAGCCGTGCGACGGCCCGTGGCCttttgtgctgcgcaacgagACCAACTTTACCATCCACTTTGCGCAAAcggccgcgctgggcgagaGTACCCGggggcgccgcgcgatcgaaaacgagcaaggcgcgcacgccgagctcaAGCGCTACGAGCTCAAGCCGCGGAGCAAGATGAAGTACGCGTGGGACTACCCCGCGGACTCGGACAAGTTTATCCGCCTGGAGATCCAcgggcgcgagcgcgtggtGAATATTTTGGAGATTGGATCCTTGCTCCCGTTCCGCTTCCCGGTGGAAGGCAAAAGCAATGCTGTCGTCTCGCTCGatgtgcgcgccgacggcgAGTCCCAAACGCTCGTCATTTCCAACTACTCCGAGTCGGCGAGCCGCTTCAAGATTGCTTCGAGCACGACCAGGAgcgagctgcgcgatcCGCGCGACACGGGCTTTGAAGCCGTCGACGTCGACACGCGCATCCTCGCCTCGTACAAGATTATGCTCCAGGGCGTGGGCGTCAGCATCATCAGCGCCAAGGTCAGCGAGATTGCGTACCTGACCTTTGAAGGCCTCGAGCTGGTCTACTCCGAGTCGGAAGTGACGACGGCGGTGAATGTGATCTGCAAGTGGATCCAGATCGACAACCAAATGTACGAGAGCATCTTCCCAGTGGTCCTCTACCCCACGGTCATTCCAAAGGACGGCAAGGAGCTCGACGTGCACCCCGCGCTGGAAGCGAGTATCATccgcttgcgcgacgaaACGCACGGCGTACTGCACATCAAGTATGCCTCGGTCCTCCTCCAGGAGATGACGGCGGAGATGGACGAAAACTTCTTGTTTGCCGTGTACAATTTCTACCGTGCGTCCTCTGCGACGATGAAGCAAGCACTCCCGCCCACCATGTACATTGAATACGCCGACCGCCTTTGCGAACCCGACGacgctttggcgcgcaccGACGAGGCGTACATCGAAATCCTCCACCTGCAGCCCATCGCGCTAAACCTCTCCTTTGTGTCGACGAACCGCGTGGATGTGGACGATACGGAGAGCTCACGCACCCTCTTTCTCTTCATCTTCAACGCGCTCATCATgacgctcggcaatgtcAACGACGCGCCGATCCGCCTCAACGCGCTGGTGATCGAGAACGTGCGCATGAGCATGACGGtactgcagcagcgcgtcgcgtaCCACTACGGCCAAGAGTTCCTCTTCCAGATCCACCGCGTGCTGGGCTCGGCGGACTTTTTGGGCAACCCCGTGGGCCTGTTCAACAATGTCAGCTCGGGCGTCGCAGACATCTTTTACGAGCCGTACTATGGGCTTGTGATGCACGGGAATAGAGAGCTTGGGTtcggcattgcgcgcggcgcgagcaacTTTGTGAAAAAAACAGTGTTTGGCGTGACAGACAGCGTGTCGAAGCTCACCGGCTCGATCAGCAAAGGCCTCACCGCCGTCACGATGGACCCCGAGTACCAGAACCGCTGGCGCATGTCGCACTTCCGCAACAAGCCACGGCACGCCCTTTATGGCATCGCCAGCGGCACCAATTCCTTGTTCACCAGCGTCGCCAGCGGCATCGAGGGTCTCGCACTCCGGCCCCTCGAGGGCGCAGAAGACGGCGGCACCGCTGGCTTTCTCCAAGGCATCGGGCGGGGCCTTGTCGGCGCGGTGACCAAGCCCGCTGCGGGCTTCTTTGACATGGCCAGCAGCATCACCGAAGGCATGCGAAATACCATGCTCGTCTTTGACCAGCACGATATCCACCGCATCCGACTCCCGCGCTTTATCCCGGGCGACAAGATCGTGCGGCTTTACTCGCCacgcgaggcgcttggccagATGTGGCTTCGCCAACTGGACCAGTCGCGTCTCGCCCACGACCACTACGTTGCCCACGTCGATATCCCGGGGCCCCATGGCGGCTCCACCGTCATGATCAGCGAACACCGTGTGCTATTTATCCGCACGACCAAGCTCAAAGTACTGTGGGAGGTGCTATGGCCGGATCTATCTACCATTTCTCTCGAGCCAAATGGAATCTCCCTtgtcttgcgcggcggtgtCATGGGACCGTTCTTGCCCATCGCCGAAGCGAGCACGCGCGTTTGGCTCTTTAAGCAAATCTCGggcgtcgtgcagcagTACAATGCCGCCCACGTGTAG